In Toxoplasma gondii ME49 chromosome VIII, whole genome shotgun sequence, a single genomic region encodes these proteins:
- the CDC48CY gene encoding cell division protein CDC48CY (encoded by transcript TGME49_273090~Product name based on PMID:19808683.), giving the protein MAGGIRRPQSVPAEKKEESQKKRSPNRLIVEEAINDDNSVVALNPAKMEELQIFRGDTVLLKGKMRHDTVCVVLADQDLDEGKIRLNKVVRKNLRVKLGDMVHVSACPDCPYGKRIHVLPLDDTIEGITGNLFDIYLKPYFMEAYRPVRKGDLFLVRGGFRPVEFKESLKIVVGVDPGEFCIVAPDTVIHCEGDPVKREEEERLDEVGYDDIGGCRKQMAQIREMIELPLRHPTLFKTLGVKPPRGVLLYGPPGSGKTLIAKAVANETGAFFFLINGPEVMSKMAGEAESNLRRAFEEAEKNAPAIIFIDEIDSIAPKREKTNGEVERRVVSQLLTLMDGLKGRGQVVVIGATNRQNSIDPALRRFGRFDREIDIGVPDDNGRLEILRIHTRNMKLANDVKLEELAANTHGFVGADLAQLCTEAALSCIREKMDLIDLEDDTIDAQVLNSMAVTQEHFTSALQCCNPSSLRETVVEVPNVKWDDIGGLEDVKRNLQEMILYPIDHPEKYEKFGMSPSRGVLFYGPPGCGKTLLAKAVASECSANFVSIKGPELLTMWFGESEANVREVFDKARAASPCVLFFDELDSIGTQRGNSLGDAGGAGDRVMNQMLTEIDGVGPMKNLFFIGATNRPELLDEALLRPGRLDQLIYIPLPDLPARISILQATLRKAPVAKNVPVPFLAQKTAGFSGADLAELCQRAAKAAIRDAIAAEELAQVNAGADEMDAEEEEKTDIVYEITRKHFEEGLAGARRSVSQTDLTKYDNFRMKFDPLYKSQAAGGETQVLIEWPDDANDASGGIAGDDADDDDLYS; this is encoded by the exons ATGGCCGGCGGCATTCGCAGACCGCAATCCGTTCcggcggagaaaaaggaggagagtCAGAAGAAGCGGTCTCCGAATCGGCTGATCGTCGAGGAGGCGATCAACGACGACAACAGCGTCGTGGCGCTGAACCCAGCGAAGATGGAGGAGCTGCAGATcttccgaggagacaccgtcCTTCTGAAGGGAAAGATGCGGCATGACaccgtctgcgtcgtcctGGCCGACCAGGACCTCGACGAAGGAAAGATTCGCCTGAACAAAGTCGTGCGCAAGAACCTCAGAGTGAAGCTCGGAG aTATGGTGCACGTGAGTGCCTGCCCAGACTGTCCGTACGGCAAGCGCATCCACGTTCTCCCGCTGGACGACACCATCGAGGGCATCACAG GCAATCTTTTCGACATCTACCTCAAGCCGTATTTCATGGAAGCGTATCGCCCTGTTCGCAAGGGAGATCTTTTCCTTGTTCGCGGCGGCTTCCGTCCTGTAGAATTCAAGGAAAGTCTCAAAATA GTTGTGGGCGTCGACCCGGGAGAATTCTGCATTGTCGCCCCCGACACCGTCATTCACTGCGAGGGTGACCCCGtaaagcgagaagaagaagagcgtcTCGACGAAGTTGGATACGACGACATTG GTGGCTGTCGCAAACAAATGGCGCAGATTCGTGAGATGATTGAACTGCCGCTCCGTCACCCGACACTCTTCAAAACTCTGGGTGTAAAGCCCCCGCGCGGAGTCCTCCTCTACGGCCCCCCAG GCAGCGGCAAGACCTTGATCGCGAAGGCCGTCGCGAACGAGACAGgagcgttcttcttcctcatcaaCGGCCCGGAGGTGATGAGCAAGATGGCAG GTGAAGCTGAGAGCAACTTGCGTCGCGCGttcgaagaggcagagaagaacgcgccTGCAATTATCTTCATCGACGAAATTGATTCCATTGCTcccaagagagaaaagacgaacggAGAAGTTGAGCGCCGCGTCGTGTCTCAGCTCCTTACCCTCATGGACGGCCTCAAGGGACGAGGACAGGTCGTCGTCATTG GGGCGACGAACCGTCAGAACTCGATCGACCCGGCGCTGCGCCGCTTCGGACGCTTCGACCGAGAAATTGATATCGGCGTCCCCGACGACAACGGACGTCTGGAAATCCTGCGCATCCATACGCGGAACATGAAGCTGGCCAACGATGTGAAGCTCGAGGAGCTCGCAGCGAACACTCACGGCTTCGTT GGCGCTGATTTGGCGCAGTTGTGCACCGAGGCCGCGCTGTCCTGCATTCGCGAGAAGATGGATTTGATTGACTTGGAAGACGACACGATCGACGCGCAGGTTCTCAACAGCATGGCCGTGACTCAGGAGCACTTTACCAGTGCGCTCCAGTGCTGCAATCCGAGCAGCTTGAGAGAGACGGTCGTCGAAGTCCCGAATGTCAAATGGGATGACATCG GCGGTCTGGAAGATGTGAAGCGCAACCTGCAAGAGATGATTCTGTACCCTATCGACCATCCTGAGAAGTACGAGAAGTTCGGCATGAGTCCGAGTCGAGGCGTCCTTTTCTACGGACCGCCTGGGTGCGGGAAGACTCTGCTTGCGAAGGCTGTGGCGAGCGAGTGCTCTGCGAACTTCGTCTCGATCAAAGGTCCGGAACTCCTCACTATGTGGTTTGGCGAGTCCGAGGCGAACGTTCGAGAAGTCTTCGACAAG GCGCGCGCGGCGAGTCCTTGtgtgctcttcttcgacgaGTTGGACTCCATCGGGACGCAGCGCGGAAACTCACTGGGCGACGCAGGCGGCGCAGGCGACCGCGTCATGAATCAGATGCTCACGGAGATCGACGGTGTAGGACCAATGAAGaacctcttcttcatcggcGCGACAAACCGGCCGGAGCTCCTCGACGAGGCGCTGCTTCGGCCTGGACGGCTCGACCAACTCATCTACATTCCTCTCCCCGACCTCCCTGCCCGGATCAGCATTCTCCAG GCCACTTTGAGGAAGGCGCCCGTCGCAAAGAACGTCCCCGTTCCTTTCTTGGCGCAGAAGACAGCCGGATTCTCCGGTGCCGACCTGGCGGAGCTTTGCCAGCGCGCAGCGAAGGCCGCTATTCGCGAT GCGATCGCGGCTGAGGAACTTGCGCAAGTGAATGCAGGCGCGGACGAGATggacgccgaagaagaggagaaaactgACATTGTGTATGAGATCACCCGCAAACATTTCGAGGAAGGACTGGCAG GGGCGCGTCGGAGTGTATCCCAGACGGACTTGACCAAGTACGACAACTTCCGGATGAAGTTCGATCCTCTCTACAAGAGCCAGGCAGCCGGTGGCGAGACGCAGGTTCTCATCGAATGGCCCGACGACGCGAACGATGCATCGGGAGGC ATTGCGGGTGACGACGCGGATGACGATGACCTCTACTCGTAG
- a CDS encoding hypothetical protein (encoded by transcript TGME49_273080~Predicted trans-membrane domain (TMHMM2.0):27-50:69-92:111-134) codes for MRCMFCHYGGVFIDSEWRMRHHVREGELSCVSPSFLPVFSPSCILHRLFSFSLFQNIPSLLRYSPLLLLVPPHLLLSLPLVSFLPLSSFSHAYRFLPRLIFALSAFSRSPSSLLHLAVSLSFSLSFSFVLLSFVPSPADLFFLRCSMLRLSRLRLSVPGPARLSSSGSETRLSRVSCLQSWRDLGRRRLATEAANASSNAELSRLVPLGRAFFLLRSLPWKEAVTLEASAESFLSTRRLLLLALRIPRPEKEEKRTQSAYPSASSRRRGDREGRETQRETRHKDRREDREEK; via the coding sequence ATGCGATGCATGTTCTGTCACTACGGGGGTGTATTTATAGATTCGGAATGGAGAATGCGGCATCATGTGAGAGAGGGGGAACTGtcttgtgtgtctccttctttccttcctgtgTTCTCGCCGTCCTGCATCCTTCatcgtcttttctccttctctctcttccagaatatcccttctctcctccgttaTTCGCCTTTGCTCTTGCTCGTTcctcctcaccttcttctctctttacCTCTTGTTTCattcctccctctttcttccttctcacaCGCGtatcgctttcttcctcgtctcattttcgctctgtctgccttttcgcgttctccttcctctcttctccacttggcagtctctctttctttctctctgtctttctctttcgttcttctttctttcgttcCTTCGCCCGCCgacctcttctttctgcgttgCAGTAtgctgcgtctttctcgcctccgttTGTCCGTTCCAGGAcctgcgcgtctctcctcctcaggcAGTGAAACGCGCCTTTCTCGAGTCTCCTGCTTGCAGTCTTGGCGGGACTTGGGGAGACGACGTCTGGCCACAGAAGCCGCGAACGCTTCTTCGAATGCCGAGTTGTCTCGCCTTGTGCCTCTCGGgcgcgcgttttttctccttcgctcgctTCCGTGGAAGGAGGCAGTGACGCTGGAAGCCTCCGCAGAGTCCTTCCTTTCCACGCGACGGCTCTTGCTCCTCGCGCTAAGAATCCCTCGCccagagaaggaggaaaaaaggacgCAGAGCGCGTACCCCTCGGCGTCTTccaggagaagaggagacagggaggggagggaaacacagagagagacgcgacacaaggacagaagagaagacagagaagagaaatag
- a CDS encoding hypothetical protein (encoded by transcript TGME49_273075): protein MKRICFFVTLECHCSTPFPSCESPRAQRISSLAVLKSLLLSQRAAVSFFSSDCSYTHIEERGTPVVSLVFRCKQAHQITFFRWFQFPSARSARGVRLFSASPRFCAALKFLLERGVGEKQTFAVF, encoded by the exons ATGAAGAGAATCTGCTTTTTCGTTACTCTTGAGTGTCACTGTTCCACTCCTTTTCCATCCTGCGAGAGTCCGCGAGCGCAACGgatttcctctctcgccgtcctAAAGAGCCTTTTGCTTTCTCAACGCGCGGCAGTcagtttcttttcctctgacTGCTCATATACGCAcatcgaggagagaggcaccCCGGTGGTTTCCCTGGTTTTCAGGTGCAAACAAGCTCACCAGATCACTTTTTTTCGTTGGTTTCAGTTCCCCTCTGCCCGGTCGGCGCGTGGAGTTCGACTCTTTTCTGCATCCCCCCGATTTTGTGCAGCTCTCAAGT TTCTTCTGGAACGCGGCGTCGGCGAGAAACAAACTTTCGCCGTTTTCTGA
- a CDS encoding GTPase activating protein for adp ribosylation factor, putative (encoded by transcript TGME49_273070) — protein sequence MQASFSASAAAQQAPPNASSHPASRAETAFPQTSFSVNATPSAPLSGVPTPGEAAGAAPGGSLEGSLARMYMNFPVDAKRYVSEADRDEVFRRLRRENRTCFDCATRNPTWLSVTYGVYLCLTCSGKHRRLGTHISFVRSCEMDKFYPEQLLRMEMGGNKRAHEFFREHGMDASKAVDYHGKLAAKYKQQLDRVVAHEMQAAGWVIPSASPASAEVSPPLSSPVFNAPQTSAPPNPSFSPAVPAQPLPLSASSGVPTPGFGPASAVSTAGFSAPAMPQSASLASEKFGGSAGAGGRVASGGIRARKLDFDFDFEAEAANAAAVADQKRVEEQMKKAGGFGAPASSSAPPSVSGAIAATSVFPSSFSTPASVSGIYSPGPAVSPGAPTGGNASPAPSDPANSNRFSNAKSISSEQFFGTSGSTRGSASFQAAINVDPSKRSISSDEYFGVDSTKKQSRLAAFEDQAVVHLDSLKMSAQQGWATLASVGSDAVSRARDWLTGS from the exons ATGCAagcctctttttctgcgagCGCTGCCGCACAGCAGGCGCCTCCAAATGCGTCTTCGCACCCTGCGTCGCGCGCAGAAACGGCTTTTCCGCAgacttccttctccgtcaacgcgacgccttctgcgcctctctcgggtGTTCCGACACCGGGCGAGGCCGCAGGCGCCGCGCCTGGGGGCTCTCTGGAAGGCAGCCTCGCTCGCATGTACATGAATTTCCCCGTGGACGCGAAGCGGTACGTGAGCGAAGCCGACCGAGACGAAGTCTTTAGAAGACTCCGGAGAGAAAATCGCACATGCTTCGACTGCGCGACGCGAAATCCGACATGGCTCAGCGTCACCTACGGCGTCTACCTCTGCCTCACCTGCAGTGGAAAACATCGACGTCTGGGAACCCATATCTCCTTCGTTCG GTCCTGCGAAATGGACAAGTTCTATCCGGAACAGCTTTTGAGGATGGAAATGG GAGGAAACAAACGGGCACACGAGTTCTTCAGAGAACATGG GATGGACGCCTCCAAGGCTGTGGACTACCACGGAAAACTTGCGGCGAAATACAAGCAACAACTGGAT CGGGTCGTCGCCCATGAGATGCAAGCAGCAGGTTGGGTCATcccttccgcttctccagcgtctgcagaggtatctcctcctctctcgtctcctgtttTCAACGCCCCCCAAACTTCGGCTCCGCCCAATCCATCCTTCTCTCCGGCTGTCCCAGCACAGCCTCTtccgctctctgcttcgtcgggTGTACCTACACCTGGCTTCGGACCCGCTTCGGCTGTATCTACAGCTGGCTTTTCTGCGCCTGCTATGCCACAGAGCGCATCTTTGGCCTCCGAGAAATTTGGGGGGAGTGCGGGAGCTGGGGGACGAGTGGCGTCAGGGGGCATTCGAGCGAGGAAGCTGGATTTCGACTTCGACTTCGAagcggaggcggcgaacgCCGCGGCTGTGGCGGACCAGAAGCGCGTCGAGgaacagatgaagaaggctGGAGGATTTG GAGcccctgcgtcttcctcagcaccgccgtctgtctctggagcAATTGCAGCAacctctgtgtttccttcttccttttcgacGCCTGCAAGTGTCTCCGGCATTTACAGTCCGGGTCCTGCTGTCAGTCCAGGAGCTCCTACAGG TGGAAACGCGAGCCCTGCGCCGAGCGACCCTGCGAATTCGAATCGCTTCAGCAATGCCAAGTCGATTTCTTCGGAGCAGTTTTTCGGAACTTCTGGCAGCACAAG AGGGTCCGCCTCATTTCAAGCAGCAATTAACGTGGATCCGTCGAAGCGCAGCATTTCTTCGGATGAGTATTTCGGCGTCGATTCAACGAAAAAGCAGAGCAGA cTTGCGGCGTTTGAGGACCAGGCCGTCGTCCACT TGGACAGCCTGAAGATGTCGGCGCAACAGGGCTGGGCGACACTGGCGTCTGTCGGAAGCGAT GCTGTTAGTCGTGCCAGAGACTGGCTCACCGGCTCGTGA
- a CDS encoding hypothetical protein (encoded by transcript TGME49_273065), with protein sequence MADASRRSSGSSWCGCSGNRSGQQETQRESCDRRVLGVSPRADETPLNTFFAKPISASDRTVSSDDCGDVLRGGATTLTAEQQLVQRKSQVELMIENERYLRHHAELQEMLALFMTKVLEDKPNNILKFAGEFFTQDGLKQLVEAQADEEDTYSGIDEKLEEV encoded by the exons ATGGCAGACGCGTCACGCAGATCTTCCGGGTCCTCATGGTGTGGCTGCTCCGGCAACAGGAGTGGACagcaagaaacacagagagagtcCTGCGACCGACGTGTTCTTGGTGTGAGTCCCAGGGCAGACGAAACGCCGTTAAACACTTTCTTTGCAAAGCCAATCTCGGCATCCGACAGAACTGTCAGTTCGGATGACTGTGGCGATGTGCTTAGGGGAGGTGCCACGACGTTAACAGCCGAACAACAGCTTGTGCAGCGAAAAAGCCAAGTGGAACTGATGATCGAAAACGAACG GTACCTGCGACACCATGCTGAACTGCAAGAAATGCTAGCACTGTTCATGACGAAGGTTCTGGAGGACAAACCAAACAACATCCTCAAGTTTGCTGGAGAGTTCTTCACTCAAGATGGTCTCAAACAGCTCGTCGAAGCACAGGcggatgaagaagacacgtATAGCGGCATTGATGAAAAACTGGAAGAAGTTTGA
- a CDS encoding ribosomal protein S17, putative (encoded by transcript TGME49_273060), whose product MALNLSSTLLHWHYKTWQRNTAGYLRTFMRNKLPNNEMIGYVINDKHPKSIRVACDRFMYVMRYKKTFRYTKKVWAHDEESEARLGDVVRIQPLGYRIGPWKNYVLVRVLHKEPRD is encoded by the exons ATGGCTCTCAATCTCTCGTCTACGCTGCTTCACTGGCACTACAAGACGTGGCAGCGCAACACTGCTGGGTACCTGCGAACGT TCATGCGCAACAAGCTGCCGAACAATGAGATGATTGGATACGTCATCAACGACAAGCATCCGAAGTCGATTCGAGTTGCCTGTGACAG GTTCATGTACGTCATGCGCTACAAAAAAACGTTCCGTTACACGAAGAAAGTGTGGGCACacgacgaggaaagcgaagcaaGGCTGGGTGACGTGGTCAGGATACAGCCGCTCGGATATCGAATAGGTCCGTGGAAAAACTATGTTCTGGTTCGTGTCCTCCATAAAGAACCTCGAGACTAG
- a CDS encoding hypothetical protein (encoded by transcript TGME49_273050), with the protein MRIRPGVSRSSFLLRGRLLQQKPKKQTRGTPGSPRQGARLQKSSKPTRPQLVGRVYFSRPGRWGFFSPCKMFLRTLSTTQENDTVASIRSDLLFKHSKTASKEVIYCGKWADVLNFVRQEDVITLTYRNADTACSAGDNTPLCLGDPERDLDVVVHRIFPETRAVMCASLSGDVVQRMEQHAAENYSPQWTHSGIEIDENLLKETNQPQTQDSGGRRPIGSTYFPAGLEGISQRLRSRTSSEPRPACGSPATRPAARGGRKLLEVPAAEQCRNASHRAKQTSTVHISGHIQRCYRQRAESDDMQNAGPVFREPYTARVDSQPESLPPELLEAFELLQQVTPSVERNNGFERKTSKPSGSRLHSVHENPSKYPANRLQGKPGDQMCYLSGETKGSSVRPLRNPATMGISNEPYVRLPETQNPYTRQMFPPPDGTWDMPSNFHAIVDGTLHSSPRERCKESRNPHENGRSLGATSAENHRIPLAGEGLQYRSGGTHGAEGGSTENRGPPEAEFTYNFSGKPVALFYPEIYPDRLVMTNEATDVPASFSPNLSGQVQRPCAVSMSWVPGMLEGPATFSSTWVRSDGRQVGIEPLMQSRVSISPGLHQTRSLIDKWQLLQTQIGGSRLLQSATLRPVNRTSAVPGF; encoded by the exons ATGCGCATCCGACCAGGTGTGTCGAGAAGCTCGTTCCTCTTGCGGGGACGGCTTCTGCAACAGAAGCCGAAAAAACAAACTCGGGGCACCCCCGGGTCACCACGCCAAGGCGCTCGCTTGCAGAAGTCTTCCAAGCCTACGAGGCCACAACTTGTTGGTAGGGTATACTTCTCAAGGCCTGGCAGATGGGGGTTTTTCAGCCCGTGCAAAATGTTTCTCCGAACATTATCAACAACCCAGGAGAATGATACAGTTGCGTCCATACGGTCGGATCTGCTTTTTAAGCATTCTAAAACTGCCAGTAAAGAAGTGATTTATTGTGGGAAGTGGGCAGACGTTCTGAATTTCGTGCGACAAGAAGACGTCATAACTCTGACATACCGGAATGCAGACACTGCCTGCAGTGCAGGAGACAACACGCCGCTTTGCCTCGGTGATCCAGAAAGGGATTTGGACGTGGTCGTTCACCGGATATTTCCTGAGACAAGGGCAGTCATGTGTGCGTCATTGAGTGGAGATGTTGTACAGAGAATGGAGCAGCACGCAGCAGAAAACTACTCTCCCCAATGGACCCACTCGGGCATAGAGATCGACGAGAATTTGCTAAAAGAAACAAACCAGCCTCAAACTCAGGATTCGGGTGGACGACGGCCGATAGGATCCACATATTTTCCAGCAGGGCTCGAGGGTATATCCCAGCGTTTGCGTTCAAGGACATCCTCTGAACCTCGGCCTGCTTGTGGCAGTCCGGCAACGAGGCCCGCTGCGAGAGGGGGTCGCAAACTGTTGGAGGTCCCAGCGGCAGAACAATGTCGAAATGCCAGCCATCGCGCAAAGCAGACGTCAACCGTCCATATTTCCGGGCATATTCAGCGATGCTACCGCCAGAGAGCAGAATCCGATGACATGCAGAATGCTGGGCCGGTGTTTAGAGAGCCGTATACCGCGCGAGTTGACTCGCAACCTGAATCTCTACCGCCGGAGTTACTGGAAGCTTTCGAGCTCCTGCAGCAAGTAACTCCGTCTGTGGAGAGGAACAATGGGTTTGAGCGGAAAACTTCAAAACCATCAGGTTCTCGCCTGCACAGCGTGCATGAAAATCCGTCAAAGTACCCAGCAAACCGGTTACAAGGGAAGCCCGGAGATCAAATGTGCTACCTCAGTGGCGAGACTAAGGGATCTTCGGTACGGCCTCTGCGGAACCCGGCGACCATGGGGATATCAAACGAACCCTACGTGCGTCTGCCCGAAACGCAGAATCCATACACTCGGCAAATGTTCCCCCCACCCGACGGCACTTGGGACATGCCATCGAATTTCCACGCGATTGTGGATGGCACGCTGCATTCTAGCCCTAGGGAACGATGCAAAGAGTCGCGGAATCCCCACGAAAATGGGCGCTCTTTAGGTGCCACATCGGCGGAAAATCACCGGATTCCATTGGCTGGGGAAGGGTTACAATACAGAAGCGGCGGCACTCATGGTGCTGAAGGAGGATCAACAGAGAATCGGGGTCCACCTGAAGCTGAATTCACGTATAACTTCTCAG GGAAGCCGGTGGCACTGTTCTATCCGGAGATCTACCCGGATCGGCTGGTAATGACGAATGAGGCAACGGATGTCCCGGCATCCTTCAGTCCAAACCTCTCAGGTCAAGTTCAGCGTCCATGCGCCGTTTCAATGTCTTGGGTGCCCGGAATGCTGGAGGGTCCAGCGACGTTTTCGTCAACGTGGGTTCGCAGTGACGGCCGGCAAGTCGGGATCGAACCCTTGATGCAATCTCGAGTGTCAATATCACCGGGGTTGCATCAAACGAGGTCTCTCATTGACAAGTGGCAACTGCTCCAAACTCAAATAGGGGGGTCCCGCTTGCTTCAGTCTGCAACCCTGCGACCTGTCAATCGCACATCTGCTGTGCCAGGTTTCTGA